In a genomic window of Curtobacterium sp. MCBD17_035:
- a CDS encoding LacI family DNA-binding transcriptional regulator, whose translation MPVQRIADVARHAGVSTSTVSYVLSGNRPISAETRRRVEASIDALGFIPHAGARSIRRRRTNVVALALPLRPESQVRVQMEFVLSILSAARQEGKHVLLLSTEDGVQAIREVTAGSLVDGVILMEVETEDARVALLEQLGFPTVVLGTPGPPVTLPSIDFDFAAAGALEATNLMDQGHRHIGYVGHAVETFDRGLGFAVTARDAVLRTVRDAGGTATWVSTGGSRADVAESLERLFALDPDITGLVVHNETALPTVLDRLRELGRHVPRDVSVTALAPDADAEHCVPPVSNVDLPSGEMARTSFAMLLEILDGGTPEASRIPPTLQHRGSVTTPRR comes from the coding sequence GTGCCAGTGCAGCGCATCGCCGACGTCGCCCGGCACGCGGGCGTGTCGACGAGCACCGTGTCGTACGTGCTCAGCGGGAACCGACCGATCTCCGCGGAGACCCGGCGGCGGGTCGAGGCGAGCATCGACGCACTCGGGTTCATCCCACACGCCGGCGCGCGGTCGATCCGACGGCGGCGCACCAACGTGGTCGCGCTCGCGCTCCCGCTCCGCCCGGAGTCGCAGGTGCGTGTGCAGATGGAGTTCGTCCTGAGCATCCTCAGCGCCGCCCGGCAGGAGGGCAAGCACGTGCTGCTCCTCAGCACCGAGGACGGGGTCCAGGCGATCCGCGAGGTGACCGCGGGCTCGCTCGTCGACGGCGTGATCCTCATGGAGGTCGAGACGGAGGACGCCCGCGTCGCCCTGCTCGAGCAGCTCGGGTTCCCGACCGTCGTGCTCGGCACCCCGGGGCCGCCGGTCACCCTGCCGTCGATCGACTTCGACTTCGCCGCTGCCGGGGCGCTCGAGGCGACGAACCTCATGGACCAGGGCCACCGCCACATCGGCTACGTCGGACACGCGGTCGAGACCTTCGACCGCGGCCTCGGGTTCGCGGTCACCGCGCGGGACGCCGTGCTGCGGACCGTGCGCGACGCGGGCGGCACCGCCACGTGGGTGTCGACCGGGGGCTCCCGGGCGGACGTCGCGGAGTCGCTCGAACGGCTCTTCGCGCTCGACCCGGACATCACCGGGCTCGTCGTCCACAACGAGACGGCGCTCCCGACCGTGCTCGACCGGCTCCGCGAGCTCGGGCGCCACGTGCCGCGGGACGTCTCCGTGACCGCTCTCGCGCCCGACGCCGATGCCGAGCACTGCGTGCCGCCCGTGTCGAACGTGGACCTGCCGTCGGGCGAGATGGCCCGGACGTCCTTCGCGATGTTGCTCGAGATCCTCGACGGGGGGACACCGGAGGCGTCGCGCATCCCGCCGACCCTGCAGCACCGGGGATCGGTGACGACGCCCCGTCGGTAG
- a CDS encoding AAA family ATPase, which translates to MPDLLVVTGPLAVGKDTTADALARLLRARGRTVVVVDVDDVAAMVAGGAADSGLWAAAHEAHGALVASWMRSAVDVVIAVGPVFSAEERDALTRPLPPGVTPTWVVLDAPVEVTFGRAAADATRGRSRVAAFHHEAHRRFRGLLPSIPADVLIDTSVRRPDDIAVTVLALLDQR; encoded by the coding sequence ATGCCGGACCTCCTGGTCGTCACCGGTCCACTCGCGGTTGGGAAGGACACGACCGCCGACGCCCTCGCTCGCCTGCTCCGCGCCCGGGGGCGGACCGTCGTGGTCGTCGACGTCGACGACGTGGCCGCGATGGTCGCCGGGGGAGCGGCCGACTCTGGACTCTGGGCCGCGGCGCACGAGGCCCACGGTGCCCTCGTCGCCTCCTGGATGCGCTCGGCGGTCGACGTCGTGATCGCCGTCGGCCCCGTGTTCTCGGCCGAGGAACGGGACGCCCTCACCCGACCGTTGCCACCAGGGGTCACGCCGACCTGGGTGGTCCTCGACGCGCCGGTGGAGGTCACGTTCGGTCGTGCCGCCGCCGATGCCACCCGAGGACGGTCCCGCGTGGCCGCGTTCCACCACGAGGCCCACCGGCGCTTCCGGGGACTCCTGCCGTCGATCCCCGCGGACGTGCTGATCGACACCTCCGTGCGGCGACCAGACGACATCGCGGTCACGGTCCTCGCGCTGCTCGATCAACGCTGA
- a CDS encoding cytochrome P450, with the protein MASTTASRNVLRDDTIGLLTRGYGFGAHIWRRADAGARSVPMRLLGDRALLVRGAEGVAAFYDERLVRRHGAMPAVVRLTLFGPGSVHGLDGDDHRHRKATFVDVAYEDAQVERLSPLFDREWRAELAAWIAGGERSAYRAAVGAYGRASMRWAGLPGTDEARTRWAARLAQIVDGFGVPYSPEYLLAVRNRLWSDRHARRLVEAVRSGRLDPAAGTALYEWAWHRDRQGALLPSRTAGVELQNSFRPMIAVARFAAFAAAALHDRPDWRTRIADETAARGSLVGGPLATAFAQEIRRTAPFVPMLPARAVQDVEIDGARVPAGGRLVLDILGTDTDDRSWERPDVFDPERFVGVDDYEALPAFVPHGGASVTGGHRCPGEKLAIAGLAAAVAALSDPRVTVLAAGLDVDRRRMPTKPRSGVRVRPSGIGARCPFH; encoded by the coding sequence ATGGCATCCACCACGGCGTCGCGCAACGTCCTCCGTGACGACACGATCGGCCTCCTGACCCGCGGCTACGGCTTCGGCGCGCACATCTGGCGGCGCGCGGACGCCGGCGCACGGTCGGTCCCCATGCGCCTGCTCGGGGACCGGGCACTGCTCGTCCGCGGGGCGGAGGGCGTCGCGGCGTTCTACGACGAACGCCTGGTCCGTCGCCACGGAGCGATGCCCGCCGTCGTCCGGCTGACCCTGTTCGGCCCGGGATCCGTGCACGGTCTCGACGGCGACGACCACCGGCACCGCAAGGCGACCTTCGTCGACGTCGCGTACGAGGACGCCCAGGTCGAGCGGCTCTCACCCCTGTTCGACCGGGAGTGGCGGGCGGAACTCGCGGCGTGGATCGCCGGTGGTGAGCGGTCGGCGTACCGGGCCGCGGTCGGCGCGTACGGACGGGCGAGCATGCGGTGGGCGGGCCTCCCGGGCACGGACGAGGCGAGGACCCGGTGGGCCGCACGGCTCGCGCAGATCGTCGACGGCTTCGGCGTGCCGTACTCGCCCGAGTACCTGCTCGCGGTCCGGAACCGGCTGTGGTCGGACCGACACGCGCGGCGCCTCGTCGAGGCCGTCCGGAGCGGCCGACTCGACCCGGCTGCCGGCACGGCCCTGTACGAGTGGGCGTGGCACCGCGACCGCCAGGGGGCGCTGCTCCCGTCGCGCACCGCCGGCGTGGAGCTGCAGAACAGCTTCCGTCCGATGATCGCGGTCGCGCGGTTCGCCGCATTCGCCGCGGCGGCGCTGCACGACCGCCCGGACTGGCGGACGCGGATCGCCGACGAGACCGCGGCGCGTGGCTCGCTGGTCGGCGGTCCGCTCGCGACCGCGTTCGCGCAGGAGATCCGTCGGACGGCGCCGTTCGTGCCGATGCTCCCGGCGCGCGCCGTGCAGGACGTCGAGATCGACGGCGCGCGGGTGCCGGCGGGCGGTCGACTGGTGCTCGACATCCTCGGCACGGACACCGACGACCGCTCGTGGGAGCGGCCCGACGTGTTCGACCCGGAGCGGTTCGTCGGCGTCGACGACTACGAAGCGCTCCCCGCGTTCGTCCCGCACGGTGGCGCATCGGTGACCGGTGGCCATCGCTGCCCCGGGGAGAAGCTCGCCATCGCCGGGCTCGCGGCGGCCGTCGCGGCGCTGAGCGATCCCCGCGTGACGGTCCTCGCCGCCGGACTCGACGTCGACCGCCGTCGCATGCCGACGAAGCCCCGGTCGGGCGTCCGGGTGCGGCCGAGCGGGATCGGTGCGCGCTGTCCCTTCCACTGA
- a CDS encoding alpha/beta hydrolase, translated as MELVFVHGALVRDGSWWWGPTAELLRERTGVRSTAVALPSCGETAPDDVAGGLVADAAALRGVLDGLDAAIVVGHSYGGTVIAEAGTHPAVAHLVLVSSYLPDVGQTQGGVMSGEPDPVTIADGGDGTVHLSGYDAASFGARFLQDADETVQREAWERRTAQAAAAFVTPTSTAGWQGVDSTYLVCQEDRSTTVALQRSHAARATRAVDLPTGHHPFLTRPDLVVEQLEAVLHRG; from the coding sequence ATGGAACTCGTCTTCGTCCACGGCGCGCTCGTGCGCGACGGCTCGTGGTGGTGGGGCCCCACGGCTGAGCTGCTCCGCGAGCGCACCGGCGTCCGCAGCACGGCGGTCGCCCTGCCCTCGTGCGGTGAGACCGCGCCTGACGACGTGGCCGGGGGACTCGTCGCCGACGCCGCCGCGCTCCGCGGCGTGCTCGACGGCCTCGACGCGGCGATCGTCGTCGGCCACTCCTACGGTGGGACCGTCATCGCCGAGGCCGGGACCCACCCCGCCGTCGCCCACCTGGTGCTCGTGTCGTCGTACCTGCCCGACGTCGGCCAGACGCAGGGCGGCGTCATGAGCGGCGAACCGGACCCCGTCACGATCGCCGACGGCGGTGACGGGACCGTCCACCTGTCCGGCTACGACGCGGCGTCGTTCGGCGCCCGGTTCCTCCAGGACGCCGACGAGACGGTGCAACGCGAGGCGTGGGAGCGGCGGACGGCCCAGGCGGCCGCGGCCTTCGTCACACCGACGAGCACCGCCGGGTGGCAGGGCGTCGACTCGACGTACCTCGTCTGCCAGGAGGACCGGAGCACGACCGTCGCGTTGCAGCGGTCCCACGCCGCTCGCGCCACCCGCGCCGTGGATCTCCCGACCGGTCACCACCCGTTCCTGACCCGGCCCGACCTCGTCGTCGAGCAGCTGGAGGCCGTGCTGCACCGCGGCTGA
- a CDS encoding MFS transporter, whose product MNASTTTGLRGWSALLAPTDRRHLAAAGLVARIPLAVVGFSVLFFVRSVTGSFADAGFASGVAIAASALTGPVFGRVADRRGQRGALLVAAVGHPVAVVLLVAAGTTRQSLVVLTVAVLLVGATIVPAGAFTRARWTAMVDAGSGIHLAFSLEAIADELVWVFGPALAALVSAAVDPAAGLVASGVFGAAGCLWLRRGVGRGPTGGVSVTRRAFVPWRSRRVMALLVSSVALGLTFGVNDVTVVAWATEAGLPQIAGLVLTAYSIGSVTGGVLMSAVPSRVPPFRLLLAASAAVAVFWSALALSPGLGWLFPLGLFAGATITPFTISTNRVLHQEVHGAVFTEAVAWVSACVAGAMALGSFVGGVVGQADGDGFRVVAISAPAVLVVIAVATVLPPRRQPG is encoded by the coding sequence GTGAACGCGTCGACGACGACCGGGCTGCGGGGCTGGTCCGCGCTCCTCGCGCCGACGGATCGCCGGCACCTCGCGGCCGCCGGACTCGTCGCGCGGATCCCGCTCGCCGTCGTCGGCTTCAGCGTCCTGTTCTTCGTCCGCTCGGTGACCGGGTCGTTCGCCGACGCCGGGTTCGCCTCGGGGGTGGCGATCGCCGCCAGTGCACTCACCGGGCCGGTGTTCGGCCGCGTCGCCGACCGTCGTGGGCAGCGCGGAGCACTCCTGGTCGCCGCCGTGGGGCACCCGGTCGCGGTCGTGCTCCTCGTCGCCGCCGGCACCACGCGCCAGTCCCTGGTGGTCCTCACCGTGGCGGTGCTCCTCGTCGGCGCGACGATCGTGCCGGCCGGGGCGTTCACCCGCGCGCGATGGACGGCGATGGTCGATGCCGGCAGCGGGATCCACCTGGCGTTCTCGCTCGAGGCGATCGCGGACGAGCTCGTCTGGGTCTTCGGGCCGGCCCTCGCGGCCCTCGTCTCGGCGGCGGTGGACCCGGCCGCAGGGCTGGTGGCGTCGGGCGTGTTCGGCGCCGCGGGGTGCCTGTGGCTCCGGCGCGGGGTCGGGCGCGGACCGACCGGGGGCGTCAGCGTGACACGGCGCGCGTTCGTCCCGTGGCGCTCCCGGCGCGTGATGGCGTTGTTGGTCTCGAGCGTGGCACTGGGTCTGACCTTCGGGGTCAACGACGTCACGGTCGTCGCGTGGGCGACGGAAGCGGGCCTCCCGCAGATCGCCGGTCTCGTGCTCACCGCGTACTCGATCGGCAGCGTGACCGGTGGTGTCCTCATGAGCGCCGTGCCGTCGCGGGTCCCGCCCTTCCGCCTGCTGCTCGCGGCTTCCGCGGCCGTCGCGGTGTTCTGGAGCGCGCTCGCACTGTCCCCCGGGCTCGGCTGGCTGTTCCCCCTCGGACTGTTCGCGGGCGCGACGATCACACCGTTCACGATCTCCACCAACCGGGTGCTCCACCAGGAGGTCCACGGCGCGGTGTTCACCGAGGCGGTGGCCTGGGTGAGCGCGTGCGTCGCCGGCGCGATGGCACTGGGGTCGTTCGTGGGCGGCGTCGTCGGTCAGGCCGACGGGGACGGATTCCGCGTCGTCGCGATCTCGGCGCCGGCCGTGTTGGTGGTCATCGCCGTCGCCACCGTGCTGCCGCCACGGCGTCAGCCGGGGTAG
- a CDS encoding GDSL-type esterase/lipase family protein produces the protein MTGPVLERRPGAPVAALVLAILLTLTGCTAATTRASGGEPTTPSAVARDPLATWNAAVEDRAHAPARWVAVGDSLSEGQGASTRSDRWLDLTLAALREAHPTEGAAGGAGYLPAEFAVYGPDSTWGDWASATTGSTSFDDSVPDLGYRAVRMLPGSSRTYTFTGTGVDIWWTRYPGSGSFTYRVDSSSPVQVDTDGAASTGTMTKVDGLAAGKHTVTVSALGTVDLEGFTVYDGDRDRGVTLLDATHSGATVGLFTKDEAGFLGAMRRAAPDLVTITLGGNDAKSLTADQLLPDYERFVRALRRLPSRPSVLVIGEFAPGPSMQAQLREPWSAYRDVAKRVAAATGSAYVSIADAFPGDLASRPGISPTDDLHPDDRGQRTISRAVLRALRDGAQ, from the coding sequence ATGACCGGTCCTGTGCTCGAGCGACGACCCGGCGCGCCCGTCGCCGCCCTGGTGCTCGCGATCCTGCTGACGCTCACGGGATGCACCGCCGCGACCACCCGGGCATCCGGAGGCGAGCCCACGACTCCGTCCGCCGTCGCGCGCGACCCGTTGGCGACGTGGAACGCCGCCGTCGAGGACCGGGCGCACGCGCCGGCCCGGTGGGTGGCGGTCGGGGACTCCCTGAGCGAGGGGCAGGGCGCCTCCACCCGCTCCGACCGGTGGCTCGACCTGACCCTCGCCGCCCTGCGCGAGGCGCACCCGACGGAGGGCGCCGCCGGAGGAGCGGGATACCTGCCCGCCGAGTTCGCCGTGTACGGCCCGGACTCGACGTGGGGCGACTGGGCCAGCGCCACCACGGGGTCGACCAGCTTCGACGACAGCGTTCCCGACCTCGGGTACCGCGCGGTGCGCATGCTCCCCGGATCGTCGCGCACGTACACGTTCACCGGGACCGGCGTCGACATCTGGTGGACCCGCTACCCCGGATCCGGGTCCTTCACCTACCGGGTGGACTCCTCGTCCCCCGTGCAGGTCGACACCGACGGCGCCGCGAGCACCGGCACGATGACGAAGGTGGACGGGCTGGCCGCCGGGAAGCACACCGTGACCGTCTCGGCGCTCGGGACGGTCGACCTCGAGGGCTTCACCGTCTACGACGGCGATCGCGACCGGGGCGTCACCCTGCTCGACGCGACGCACTCCGGCGCGACCGTCGGCCTGTTCACGAAGGACGAGGCCGGGTTCCTCGGGGCGATGCGGCGTGCTGCTCCCGACCTCGTCACGATCACTCTGGGCGGCAACGACGCCAAGAGCCTGACCGCGGACCAGTTGCTGCCGGACTACGAACGCTTCGTTCGGGCGCTGCGGCGGTTGCCGTCCAGGCCGTCCGTCCTGGTGATCGGCGAGTTCGCGCCCGGTCCCTCCATGCAGGCGCAGCTGCGGGAGCCGTGGTCCGCCTACCGGGACGTCGCGAAGCGGGTCGCGGCGGCGACCGGCTCGGCGTACGTCAGCATCGCGGACGCGTTCCCCGGCGACCTCGCGTCGCGCCCCGGCATCTCGCCGACCGACGACCTGCACCCGGACGACCGGGGTCAGCGGACGATCAGCCGTGCCGTGCTCCGCGCGCTCCGTGACGGAGCACAGTGA